The following proteins are co-located in the Solanum pennellii chromosome 1, SPENNV200 genome:
- the LOC107021501 gene encoding dynamin-related protein 5A, with protein sequence MENLIQLVNRLQRACTALGDHGEESALPTLWDALPSIAVVGGQSSGKSSVLESIVGKDFLPRGSGIVTRRPLVLQLHRLEQGSREYAEFGHLPRKKFTDFAAVRKEIADETDRETGRSKQISSVPIYLSIYSPNVVNLTLIDLPGLTKVAVEGQSDSIVADIENMVRAYIEKPNCIILAVSPANQDLATSDAIKISREVDPKGERTFGVLTKIDLMDKGTDAVDILEGRAYKLQFPWIGVVNRSQADINKNVDMIAARRREKEYFSSTPEYRHLTNRMGSEHLGKVMSKHLEAVIKSRIPGLQSLINKTIIDLESELSRLGKPIATDAGGKLYMVMEVCRTFDGIFKEHLDGVRPGGDKIYNVFDNQLPAALKRLQFDKQLSMDNVRKLITEADGYQPHLIAPEQGYRRLIESSLISIKGPAEAAVDAVHAILKDLVHKSISETSELKQYPSLRVEVNAAAVESLERMRDESKKATLQLVEMECSYLTVDFFRKLPQDIEKGGNPTHSIFDRYNDSYLRRIGSNVLSYVNMVCASLRNSIPKSVVYCQVREAKRSLLDHFFTDLGKKEGRQLGTLLDEDPAIMQRRLSLAKRLELYRAAQSEIDSVAWAK encoded by the exons ATGGAGAATCTCATACAATTGGTTAACAGATTACAGAGAGCTTGCACTGCCCTTGGCGATCATGGTGAAGAGAGTGCATTGCCTACTCTTTGGGATGCCCTTCCTTCCATCGCCGTCGTTGGTGGCCAG AGCTCTGGGAAGTCTTCAGTGCTTGAGAGCATTGTCGGAAAGGATTTTTTGCCTCGTGGATCTG GTATTGTCACTCGTCGACCCCTTGTCCTACAGCTTCACCGGTTAGAACAAGGTAGTAGAGAATATGCAGAATTTGGACACCTTCCAAGGAAGAAGTTTACTGATTTTG CTGCTGTGAGAAAGGAGATCGCTGACGAGACTGACCGGGAGACAGGCCGTAGCAAACAAATATCTAGCGTACCTATTTATCTCAGTATATATTCTCCCAATG TCGTAAACTTGACACTGATAGATCTTCCTGGACTTACAAAAGTAGCAGTTG AGGGACAATCTGATAGCATTGTTGCGGATATTGAAAACATGGTTCGCGCTTATATTGAGAAG CCGAATTGCATTATTCTTGCTGTTTCTCCAGCCAATCAAGATCTTGCAACATCAGATGCTATTAAGATTTCTCGTGAAGTAGATCCAAAAG GGGAAAGGACATTTGGTGTTCTGACTAAGATTGATCTTATGGATAAGGGTACTGATGCTGTTGAT ATATTGGAAGGAAGAGCATACAAACTACAATTTCCATGGATAGGTGTTGTCAACCGTTCTCAAGCagatattaataaaaatgttgACATGATTGCTGCCAGGCGTAGAGAAAAGGAGTATTTTTCTAGCACCCCTGAGTACAGGCATCTTACCAATAGGATGGGGTCAGAACATCTCGGGAAAGTTATGTCAAAA CACTTAGAGGCTGTTATCAAGTCAAGAATTCCAGGTCTCCAGTCTCTCATCAACAAGACCATCATTGATCTAGAAAGTGAATTGAGCCGTCTTGGGAAGCCCATTGCAACCGATGCTGGA GGAAAATTGTACATGGTTATGGAAGTTTGTCGCACTTTTGATGGAATCTTTAAAGAACATCTTGATGGAGT TCGACCAGGTggagataaaatatataatgtctTTGATAACCAGCTCCCAGCTGCGTTGAAAAGATTGCAATTTGATAAGCAGCTTTCAATGGACAATGTAAGGAAACTTATAACTGAAGCTGATGGATATCAACCCCATCTGATTGCTCCTGAGCAAGGATATCGTCGTCTTATTGAATCTTCCTTGATTTCTATCAAGGGTCCTGCTGAAGCAGCTGTCGATGCG GTTCATGCTATACTGAAGGATCTGGTTCACAAGTCAATTAGTGAGACTTCA GAGCTAAAGCAATATCCTTCTCTAAGAGTTGAGGTCAATGCTGCAGCTGTTGAATCATTAGAAAGGATGAGGGATGAAAGCAAAAAAGCAACTCTACAGCTTGTTGAAATGGAGTGTAGTTACCTGACTGTAGATTTCTTCCGGAAACTTCCTCAAGATATTGAGAAGGGAGGGAATCCAACACATTCAATTTTTGACCGATACAATGATTCCTATCTTCGAAGGATAG GATCAAATGTCTTGTCTTATGTCAATATGGTTTGTGCAAGTTTGAGGAATTCCATTCCTAAGTCTGTTGTTTATTGTCAAGTTCGGGAGGCCAAACGCAGTTTGCTTGATCATTTCTTCACAGACCTGGGCAAGAAGGAG GGGAGACAGCTGGGTACTTTGTTGGATGAGGATCCAGCTATAATGCAGCGTCGTCTTTCTCTTGCAAAGAGACTTGAGTTGTACAGAGCTGCTCAATCTGAGATTGATTCAGTCGCATGGGCTAAGTAG